From Microbacterium pseudoresistens, the proteins below share one genomic window:
- a CDS encoding OsmC family protein encodes MDLGRHTYALTTTWTGNRGSGTSGYRDYDRLATIEVAGKPALPVSADPAFRGDRGRWNPEDLLLAALSECHLLSYLHACTSAGVVVVAYRDEATGVMRESGGAGHFTEVLLRPVVTVADASMIEAAQVAHRQAGEWCFIANSVNFPVRHEATTLVAGQ; translated from the coding sequence ATGGATCTCGGCAGGCACACCTACGCGCTCACCACGACGTGGACGGGCAATCGCGGCAGCGGCACGAGCGGCTATCGCGACTACGACCGGCTGGCCACGATCGAGGTGGCGGGCAAGCCGGCACTGCCGGTGTCGGCCGATCCGGCGTTCCGCGGTGATCGCGGCCGCTGGAACCCCGAGGACCTGCTGCTGGCCGCGCTGTCGGAGTGCCACCTGCTGTCGTACCTGCATGCGTGCACGAGCGCGGGTGTGGTCGTCGTCGCCTATCGCGACGAGGCGACCGGTGTCATGCGCGAGTCGGGGGGAGCGGGACATTTCACGGAGGTGCTGCTGCGCCCTGTCGTGACGGTCGCCGATGCATCGATGATCGAGGCCGCCCAGGTCGCGCACAGGCAGGCAGGCGAGTGGTGCTTCATCGCGAACTCGGTGAACTTCCCCGTGCGGCACGAGGCGACCACGCTCGTCGCCGGGCAGTGA
- a CDS encoding lysophospholipid acyltransferase family protein produces the protein MTERSPAGDQRADDDDTDAELRRAGSLYVVGRLILAPLARLIYRPRIEGSASVPPTGPVIFASNHLSFIDSIAIPVASPRRVHFLAKSSYFEGTGLKGRIVAGFMRAIGAIPVRRGAGQAALDALDEQRRLLDDGLAVALYPEGTRSTDGRLYRGRTGVAFLALQTGAPVIPVGLIGTDKAMPVGAKMPHLGERVTVRFGAPLDLSRHGAAGSGRARRLATDEIMAAIHALSEQELAGVYNEVPAQGAIEKIKQALPHERR, from the coding sequence GTGACCGAGCGGTCCCCCGCCGGCGACCAGCGCGCCGATGACGACGACACGGATGCGGAGCTGCGCCGCGCCGGATCGCTGTACGTCGTCGGCCGCCTCATCCTCGCCCCTCTCGCGCGTCTGATCTACCGGCCCCGTATCGAGGGCAGCGCATCCGTTCCGCCGACGGGGCCCGTCATCTTCGCGTCGAACCACCTTTCGTTCATCGATTCGATCGCCATCCCCGTCGCCTCTCCCCGCCGCGTGCACTTCCTCGCCAAGTCGAGCTACTTCGAGGGCACGGGACTGAAGGGCAGGATCGTCGCGGGGTTCATGCGCGCGATCGGTGCGATCCCCGTGCGCCGCGGCGCCGGTCAGGCCGCTCTCGACGCGCTCGACGAACAACGCCGCCTGCTCGACGACGGCCTGGCGGTCGCGCTGTACCCGGAGGGCACCCGATCCACGGACGGCCGGCTCTACCGCGGCCGCACCGGCGTCGCCTTCCTGGCGCTGCAGACCGGTGCTCCCGTCATCCCCGTCGGCCTCATCGGCACCGACAAGGCGATGCCCGTGGGTGCGAAGATGCCGCACCTCGGCGAGCGCGTGACGGTGCGCTTCGGTGCGCCGCTGGATCTGTCCCGCCACGGCGCGGCCGGTTCGGGGCGTGCGCGCCGACTGGCCACCGACGAGATCATGGCTGCCATCCACGCGCTGTCGGAGCAGGAGCTCGCCGGCGTATACAACGAGGTGCCCGCGCAGGGCGCGATCGAGAAGATCAAGCAGGCCCTGCCGCACGAGCGGCGGTAG
- a CDS encoding FKBP-type peptidyl-prolyl cis-trans isomerase gives MRTRLISALSVVAVSTLLLAGCAGAEPDASATGTPDAQGTCLLDAPSGDASDAIGVEGEGDDVTVTVPADLDFTDDIERTVLGSGSGDDVVSGDLVSVRYRIVDATDSSVLDTSAVGDGGVLPVLLDPQAASLFVAALECQPLGSRIVMTLPSSKLGEGQNPLVVYAEATEQLSTVATGDDVAPVDGMPTVEVAADGTPSITIPDADAPTETEVAVLKQGDGPTVGAGDYVVVQYLGVKWSDGTEFDSSWSRGAPAGFSTSGVVEGFRKALEGQQVGSQVVVKMPAADAYGEKSDDNTSELAGEALVFVVDILATTPMPAA, from the coding sequence GTGCGCACACGTCTCATCTCCGCCCTCTCCGTCGTCGCCGTCTCAACGCTTCTGCTCGCGGGATGCGCGGGCGCCGAACCCGACGCCTCGGCCACGGGGACTCCGGACGCGCAGGGCACCTGCCTGCTCGATGCGCCGTCCGGCGATGCGAGCGACGCGATCGGCGTGGAGGGAGAGGGTGATGATGTGACCGTCACGGTCCCCGCCGATCTCGACTTCACCGACGACATCGAGCGCACCGTTCTCGGCAGCGGCTCGGGCGATGACGTCGTCTCCGGCGACCTCGTCTCGGTCCGCTATCGGATCGTGGATGCGACGGACAGCAGTGTGCTCGACACGAGCGCCGTCGGGGACGGGGGCGTGCTTCCGGTGCTGCTGGATCCGCAGGCCGCGTCGCTGTTCGTCGCCGCGCTGGAGTGCCAGCCGCTGGGATCGCGCATCGTGATGACCCTGCCGAGCTCGAAGCTCGGCGAGGGACAGAACCCGTTGGTCGTGTACGCCGAGGCGACCGAGCAGCTCTCCACGGTCGCGACGGGCGACGATGTCGCCCCGGTCGACGGCATGCCGACCGTCGAGGTCGCCGCCGACGGCACGCCGAGCATCACGATTCCCGACGCCGATGCGCCGACCGAGACCGAGGTGGCCGTGCTCAAGCAGGGCGACGGGCCCACCGTCGGCGCCGGAGACTACGTCGTCGTGCAGTATCTGGGCGTCAAATGGAGCGACGGCACGGAGTTCGACTCCAGCTGGAGCAGAGGAGCCCCGGCGGGATTCTCCACCTCGGGCGTCGTGGAAGGCTTCCGCAAGGCGCTGGAGGGTCAGCAGGTCGGTTCGCAGGTGGTCGTGAAGATGCCGGCTGCCGACGCGTACGGTGAGAAGAGCGACGACAACACGAGCGAGCTCGCCGGTGAAGCGCTCGTCTTCGTGGTCGACATCCTCGCGACCACACCGATGCCCGCCGCCTGA
- the dxr gene encoding 1-deoxy-D-xylulose-5-phosphate reductoisomerase has product MRRILILGSTGSIGTQALEVIRAHPRRFEVVGLAAGSDAHALAAQAEQFQVEHTALGADEAEQLVRDVEADVVLNAITGSVGLGSTLAALKAGRTLALANKESLIVGGALVTSLAAPGQIVPVDSEHSAIAQCLRSGDRSEVRRLVVTASGGPFRGRTRAQMSAVTPAEALAHPTWDMGRMVTTNSATLVNKGLEVIEAHLLFDVDYDKIDVAVHPQSIVHSMVEFVDGSTVAQASPPDMRLPISMALDWPHRVGGVGVPLDWKTASTWSFEPLDDEAFPAVSLAKQVGRAGGTFPAVYNAANEQAVHAFHDGGLPFLGIVDTIARVIDAHDAPDDLTVESLTEAEDWARRTADALIAAG; this is encoded by the coding sequence ATGCGGCGCATCCTCATCCTCGGCTCCACCGGATCGATCGGTACCCAGGCCCTGGAGGTGATCCGCGCCCACCCGCGACGCTTCGAGGTGGTCGGACTCGCCGCAGGATCGGATGCGCACGCTCTGGCCGCCCAGGCCGAGCAGTTCCAGGTCGAGCACACCGCGCTCGGAGCCGATGAGGCCGAGCAGCTCGTGCGCGATGTGGAGGCCGACGTCGTGCTCAACGCGATCACCGGATCGGTGGGGCTGGGCAGCACGCTGGCGGCGCTGAAGGCGGGGCGCACGCTCGCGCTGGCGAACAAGGAGTCGCTGATCGTGGGCGGCGCGCTGGTGACGTCGCTGGCCGCGCCCGGCCAGATCGTTCCGGTCGACTCCGAGCACTCCGCCATCGCTCAGTGCCTGCGCTCGGGCGATCGCTCCGAGGTGCGCCGACTGGTCGTGACGGCCTCGGGCGGGCCGTTCCGCGGGCGCACGCGCGCGCAGATGTCGGCCGTGACTCCCGCCGAAGCGCTGGCGCATCCGACCTGGGACATGGGGCGGATGGTCACGACGAACTCGGCGACGCTCGTGAACAAGGGCCTCGAGGTCATCGAGGCGCACCTGCTGTTCGACGTCGACTATGACAAGATCGACGTCGCCGTGCATCCGCAGTCCATCGTGCACTCGATGGTCGAGTTCGTCGACGGCTCCACGGTCGCGCAGGCCTCGCCGCCTGACATGCGGCTGCCGATCTCGATGGCGCTGGACTGGCCGCACCGGGTGGGCGGCGTGGGTGTGCCGCTGGACTGGAAGACGGCCAGCACATGGAGCTTCGAACCGCTCGACGACGAGGCGTTCCCCGCGGTGTCGCTCGCCAAGCAGGTCGGCCGTGCGGGCGGCACTTTCCCCGCCGTGTACAACGCGGCCAATGAGCAGGCGGTGCACGCCTTCCACGATGGCGGGCTCCCGTTCCTCGGGATCGTCGACACCATCGCGCGCGTGATCGACGCGCACGACGCGCCCGACGATCTGACGGTGGAGAGCCTCACGGAGGCCGAGGACTGGGCTCGTCGCACGGCTGACGCGCTGATCGCCGCCGGATGA
- a CDS encoding site-2 protease family protein: MEILLYVGGLLFMLVGLGVSIALHEMGHLVPAKLFGVHVGQYMIGFGPRLWSQRIGETEYGFKWLPLGGFISMSGMYPPSPQALGAAAEQAAEAGPQRGGGLFRTLVQDARTANDETIDPDRAERVFYRLPVWKRVVVMAGGPVMNLVLATLIFTVLASGIGVQQGTTTIASVSECVLPAGSAQTECAQGDPVAPAAQAGILPGDRLLSIGGTPVDTFAEASEIIQASPGRVLPVVVERDGQEVTLSLTPVVAERQAVDEHGRGAVDDAGEPVMHEVGYAGVGGQLAYVPQPIGTGLEITGENVGAVAGILVTLPQRLWDVGVSLVTGGERDPNGPLSVVGVGRLAGEVAATDAPILNRFVVLLSLLGSLNIALFVFNLIPLLPLDGGHIVVALWDGVKRAWAKLFRRPPPKPVDATRLVPLTIVVAGLLIVMGAVLLLADLFNPVKLLG; this comes from the coding sequence GTGGAGATCCTGCTATACGTCGGCGGCCTGCTGTTCATGCTGGTCGGCCTGGGCGTGTCGATCGCGCTGCACGAGATGGGTCACCTCGTGCCCGCGAAGCTCTTCGGCGTGCATGTCGGCCAGTACATGATCGGCTTCGGCCCGCGCCTGTGGTCCCAGCGGATCGGCGAGACGGAGTACGGATTCAAGTGGCTTCCGCTGGGCGGCTTCATCTCGATGTCGGGCATGTACCCGCCCTCGCCGCAGGCGCTCGGGGCGGCGGCCGAGCAGGCGGCCGAGGCGGGGCCGCAGCGCGGCGGGGGACTCTTCCGCACCCTCGTGCAGGACGCCAGGACCGCCAACGATGAGACGATCGATCCGGATCGCGCCGAGCGGGTGTTCTACCGGCTCCCCGTCTGGAAGCGCGTGGTGGTGATGGCCGGCGGGCCGGTCATGAACCTCGTACTGGCGACACTCATCTTCACCGTGCTGGCCTCGGGTATCGGCGTGCAGCAGGGCACCACGACCATCGCATCGGTATCGGAGTGCGTGCTGCCGGCGGGGTCTGCGCAGACCGAGTGCGCGCAGGGAGACCCCGTGGCTCCCGCCGCTCAGGCCGGGATCCTGCCTGGCGATCGACTCCTGTCGATCGGCGGCACGCCCGTGGACACCTTCGCCGAGGCGAGCGAGATCATCCAGGCCTCGCCCGGACGGGTGCTGCCGGTGGTCGTGGAGCGCGACGGGCAGGAGGTGACCCTGTCGCTCACCCCGGTGGTCGCCGAACGGCAGGCGGTCGACGAGCACGGACGCGGCGCCGTCGACGACGCCGGTGAGCCCGTGATGCACGAGGTCGGCTACGCCGGGGTCGGCGGGCAGCTGGCCTATGTGCCCCAGCCGATCGGAACCGGACTGGAGATCACGGGTGAGAATGTCGGCGCCGTCGCCGGCATCCTCGTGACGCTGCCGCAGCGCCTGTGGGACGTCGGGGTGTCGCTCGTGACCGGCGGCGAGCGCGACCCGAACGGACCGCTCAGCGTGGTCGGCGTGGGGCGGCTGGCCGGCGAGGTCGCAGCGACCGATGCGCCGATCCTCAACCGCTTCGTGGTGCTGCTGAGCCTGCTCGGATCGCTGAACATCGCGCTGTTCGTGTTCAACCTCATCCCGCTGCTGCCCCTGGACGGTGGTCACATCGTGGTGGCGCTGTGGGACGGCGTGAAGCGGGCCTGGGCGAAGCTTTTCCGTCGTCCGCCGCCGAAGCCGGTGGATGCTACCCGGCTCGTGCCGCTCACGATCGTCGTGGCGGGGCTGCTCATTGTGATGGGCGCCGTGCTGCTGCTCGCCGATCTGTTCAATCCGGTGAAGCTGCTGGGCTGA